One Candidatus Atelocyanobacterium thalassa isolate ALOHA genomic window, TTAGATAGTAATATTACTACCTTGATAGCTTGTGGAGCCCTGTTCAGCTTAGGATCTGGTTTGGTCAAAGGGTTTGCTCTAACTTTAGCTATTGGAGTATTAATTAGTATGTTTACAGCATTAACTTGCACTCGTACTTTATTATTAACTACAGTTTTAAAGTTTTCTATTGTTAGAAAAAATCCTGCAATTTTTTGTCCTAATCTTTTCACAACTTCAAAGTTTTAGGAAATGTTTAATATACGAAGTTTTACAATTTTATTCTCTAGTATTTTAAAAATAGTTAATCATGAAATTAAATATAATTAAATGGAGAAAGGCATGGTGGTTTATATCTTCAACAATAATTTTAAGTAGTATTATTGGAATACTTATTTCATATTCTAAATTTAATGCTCCTTTAAAATTAGGGCTAGATTTTGTTGGAGGTACCAGGCTTCAATTACAGCTAGAATGCGAGATTCAAAAAAAATGTATCACACCAATTGATACAAAAATAGTTCGGGATATCTTGTCTACTAGAAATTTGAATGACAATACTATTCAAGTTTTAGAAAATAATATTCTTTCTATTCAAACTAAGGCACTTGATGTAGAACAAAGGACTGAATTGCAGAAAGAATTAAACAACAAAGTTGGGAAATTTGATCCTGAAACAATTCAAATAGATACGGTAGGACCTACTATCGGTTGGGAACTTTTTAAATCTGGAATTTTAGCTTTATTAGTATCTTTTTTAGGAATAGTTTTTTATCTAAGTGTTCGTTTTAAAATTGATTATGCATTTTTCGCTATCCTAGCATTAGTGCATGATGTTTTAATTACAGTTGGTTGTTTCTCTTTTTTAGGATTATTTGCATCGATAGAGGTTAATAGTCTATTTTTAGTTTCTCTGCTAACTATAATAGGATTTTCTGTAAATGACACTGTCGTAATTTATGATCGTATTAGAGAGAATATAGATCGATTCAGTGAAGAACTTCCTTTGAGTGAAATAGTAAATAAATCTGTAAATCAGACTTTAGCTCGTTCTATTAATACTACTGCTACAACTTTGTTACCTCTCATAAGTCTTTTTCTTTTTGGAGGAGAAACAATAAAATATTTTGCTCTTGCTTTAATTTTAGGTTTTTCAGTAGGTTCTTATTCTAGTATTTTTATTGCAAGCACATTACTTGCATGGTGGCGTGAGCCTAAGTTATCAAATATTAAACTAAGAAGTTAAATGAATTCCAGCCATTAAAATTTGTGATTGGTAAATTGTAAAATCACTAACTAATAAACTACATTACTTATACATAAATTGTTTACATACTAGAAAAAAACAAACTTCTAGTATATAATAAGAGACGGTCTTGTGTATAAGGAGAGATGGCCGAGCGGTTGAAGGCGCAGCACTGGAAATGCTGTTTAGGGGTAACTTTAACGAGGGTTCGAATCCCTCTCTCTCCGTTTTAAATATAATATTGTTAAAATCAAAAAAATTGAACCTTACTTAATATAGCCTTATTCCATAAGACTATATTAAGTAAGGTTCAATTTTTCTACTTATTAAAATAATGTAAGCCTTGATTTTTTAATTATGTTGCTGAGATATAAACTTATTTGTATAGTTTCGTCGCTTCAGAAATTTTTAATCGAGATTGTACTTCAAGGCTCCAGGAAGAAATGTGTCCTCTTGTTAAGTGATCAGCAGCAGCACAAGCTATCATAGCAGCATTATCTGTACATAATTCTAAAGGAGGATAGTAAACTTTTAAGTTATTTTTGCTAGCAGCTTCTGTTAAATAATTTCTCAAGCAACTATTGGCAGCAACTCCTCCGCCAATAGCAATATTATTTATATCGTAATCCATCGCACATCTAATAGTTTTTTTGGTTAATGAACGAACTATTGTTTCTTGAAAGCTTGCTGCTATATCAGCAACAGGTAAATCAACACCTTGTTCTTTCTTAAATTTTTCTACCAGTCTTAAAACAGCTGTTTTCAATCCACTAAAACTTGAATCGTAAGGATGATAACCTCCTTGAGGTAGAGATATCCTACCTTCTGGTAAACTAAATTTTTTCGGATCACCCATAGTTGCTAACTTATCAATAATTGGACCACCTGGATAGCCTAAATCCAATAATCGAGCTACTTTATCAAAAGCTTCTCCAGCAGCATCATCATGTGTTGCTCCTAATTCTTCATAAATTCCATAGCTTTTAACATGAATTATACTAGTATGACCTCCTGATACTAGTAAACAAAGAAAAGGAGGTTTTAAATCATTTTCACATAAATAGTTTGCATAGATATGTCCTTCTAAATGATGAATTCCTAAAAATGGTTTTTCATGTATCATAGAAAGCGTCTTCGCTGCTGTTTCTCCTACCATCAAAGCTCCAACGAGCCCTGGGGCAACTGTTGCAGCAATGCCATCAATTTCACTCCAATTTAATTTTGCAACTTGTAAGGCTTGATCAATACAATAATTAATATGTAATAAATGCTCACGAGATGCTATTTCAGGAACTATTCCTCCATAGTAATTATGAAGTTCATTTTGATTGGCAACAATATTACTATAAATTTGTCTATCATTAACAATAGCTACAGAAGTATCATCACAACTAGTTTCAATTGCTAATATAGTTGCCATAGTTATTAATATTATTTACTTTTTACATTATTTAAAATAATAACTTATAACAACTTGTAAGGTGTTAATAGAGATTAAATGTTAGGAAAAAAGATATAGTTTTAATTTTACTTATAAGGTATATTGCACATAATTACTTGATTATTCTAACCATACTTTAATGTACAGTAATTAAGCCTATGTATTTAATTACCTATATTTACCTTAATCATCATTGAATTTTAAGAAGTATTTAAAATAAAATATAGAAAAACATAGATCATTAAGTATTACAGACCTTGTAATAAATTGTCAGTATTTATAATCTAAAAAGAAGCAGAAGATAATTAAGATATATTGCTACACTTAATAAGAATTAAAAAATATTAATTATAAAAATCATGGGTCGTGTTGGGGTTTTATTACTAAACTTGGGTGGACCAGAACAATTGAAAGATGTTCGTCCTTTTCTTTTTAATTTGTTTTCTGATCCAGATATTGTTCGTTTACCTTTTCCATGGCTGCAAAAACCTTTGGCCTGGCTGATTTCTACTTTAAGAACCAACAAATCTCAAGATAACTATCGTCAGATTGGAGGAGGTTCTCCGTTAAGAAAAATAACAGAGGCTCAAGGTAAAGCACTTGCCAAAAAACTTTTAGAATATGGACAGAAAATGGATGTCTATATAGGCATGCGTTACTGGTATCCTTTTACAGAAGAAGCTATTAATCATATTAAGCATGATTGTCCAGATAAATTAATTATTCTTCCCTTATATCCGCAATTTTCAATAAGTACAAGCGGTTCTAGCTTTCGTGTGCTTGAAAAAATATGGCAAACTGATCCTGTATTAAGACAGATTGAGTATACATTAATACCTTCTTGGTATGATAATCCAAATTACTTGAAAGCTATGGCTGATTTGATTATCAAAGAATTAAACAAGTGTTCTAATCCGGAACAAGTACATATATTCTTTAGTGCTCATGGTGTACCTCAAAGTTATGTAGAAGAAGCTGGTGATCCCTATCAAGCAGAAATTGAAGCTTGTACTCATTTACTAATGAGTGCAATTAATCGTCCGAATTCTTACACATTGGCTTATCAAAGTAAAGTTGGTCCAGTAGAATGGTTGAAACCATATGCTGAAGATGCTCTTCAAGCATTAGGAGGACAAGGAATTAAAGATTTACTAGTGGTTCCTATTAGTTTTGTTTCTGAACATATTGAAACTCTTCAAGAAATTGATATCGAGTATCGTAAGACTGCTGAAAAAGCAGGTATTTACAATTTTTCTAGAGTTCCAGCTTTAAATACTCATCCTATTTTTATAGATGCTCTAGCTGAATTAGTTATTCATTCTCTAGAAAAACCTCCAGTAACTTTCAAGTGCATAACTCATCCAAGAGAGAACATCATAATATACCCTAAGAAGTCTTGGCAGTGGGGAATAACAAGTACTGCAGAGGTATGGAATGGTAGATTAGCTATGCTAGGATTTGTTGCTCTTTTAGTTGAGTTAATAAGCGGACATGGCATTCTACATTATCTGGGGATAATATAAAATTATTTATTTTTAACTCTTTAATTAGATAAATAATAGAAGTTTTTATATATTCTTCTTCTCCTCACAGTTCTATAGTTGATATGTATTGCTAGCAATAATTCCTACTAGTAATATTAATCCTAAATATACATTTTCTCTAAAAATTTGTTCATATAATTTTTGTGGAGTGTTAGGAGATTTTAAAAGAATACATTGTTTTATCCACATTCCTGAAGCAATTACTAATGTTATCCAAAAACAAAAATTTAACTGCATATTTATTGCTAGGTATGCCCAAAGACTTGCGGTAAAAGCAAAAATGCAGGCTATTATATTTTCTGCATGTTGCCCAAAAAATAAGGCACTAGAATTAACACCAATTTTTTTATCATCATCTCTATCAGACATTGC contains:
- the secF gene encoding protein translocase subunit SecF — protein: MKLNIIKWRKAWWFISSTIILSSIIGILISYSKFNAPLKLGLDFVGGTRLQLQLECEIQKKCITPIDTKIVRDILSTRNLNDNTIQVLENNILSIQTKALDVEQRTELQKELNNKVGKFDPETIQIDTVGPTIGWELFKSGILALLVSFLGIVFYLSVRFKIDYAFFAILALVHDVLITVGCFSFLGLFASIEVNSLFLVSLLTIIGFSVNDTVVIYDRIRENIDRFSEELPLSEIVNKSVNQTLARSINTTATTLLPLISLFLFGGETIKYFALALILGFSVGSYSSIFIASTLLAWWREPKLSNIKLRS
- the tsaD gene encoding tRNA (adenosine(37)-N6)-threonylcarbamoyltransferase complex transferase subunit TsaD, producing MATILAIETSCDDTSVAIVNDRQIYSNIVANQNELHNYYGGIVPEIASREHLLHINYCIDQALQVAKLNWSEIDGIAATVAPGLVGALMVGETAAKTLSMIHEKPFLGIHHLEGHIYANYLCENDLKPPFLCLLVSGGHTSIIHVKSYGIYEELGATHDDAAGEAFDKVARLLDLGYPGGPIIDKLATMGDPKKFSLPEGRISLPQGGYHPYDSSFSGLKTAVLRLVEKFKKEQGVDLPVADIAASFQETIVRSLTKKTIRCAMDYDINNIAIGGGVAANSCLRNYLTEAASKNNLKVYYPPLELCTDNAAMIACAAADHLTRGHISSWSLEVQSRLKISEATKLYK
- the hemH gene encoding ferrochelatase, whose protein sequence is MGRVGVLLLNLGGPEQLKDVRPFLFNLFSDPDIVRLPFPWLQKPLAWLISTLRTNKSQDNYRQIGGGSPLRKITEAQGKALAKKLLEYGQKMDVYIGMRYWYPFTEEAINHIKHDCPDKLIILPLYPQFSISTSGSSFRVLEKIWQTDPVLRQIEYTLIPSWYDNPNYLKAMADLIIKELNKCSNPEQVHIFFSAHGVPQSYVEEAGDPYQAEIEACTHLLMSAINRPNSYTLAYQSKVGPVEWLKPYAEDALQALGGQGIKDLLVVPISFVSEHIETLQEIDIEYRKTAEKAGIYNFSRVPALNTHPIFIDALAELVIHSLEKPPVTFKCITHPRENIIIYPKKSWQWGITSTAEVWNGRLAMLGFVALLVELISGHGILHYLGII